tttttctctccaagacATTAActctttgtctctgctgccATGAAATCGTGGCAGATTTTTGTGTCGGGGCGGTGCTCGGGTATCTCATCCTCATTGCAGCTTTCGGGGTGCGGAGGTGGCAGCGCCCAGCTGGTGAGCATGGCCCGACAGGAGGCAGCATCCTTTCACTGGCCTGGCTGCATTTTGGGGACAGCCAGCTGCAAAAACCCTGCTGGGGGTTCTGCTGAGAGTCCCCCACCTCCACCCATGCCCCCCACGAGGGCTGTCAGCAGCGGGGCCCAGCGCTTTGTGACCCTGTTCTTAGCCTGGCTCCAGATATTTTGGCAAATGGCTCTGAAATCAGCCAGCCGGAGCAGAGGATGTGACGTTGAGGATGTCGCTTTGGGACGGGCCAcggctgctgcctctgcagcgATTTGTGCTGACAGCCGGGGGGGTTATGATAATGTCTCACCACGCGGCAGCCGACGCCGTGTGATGTGTCCAGCAGAAGTAATGAGGTCTCAGCCATCGGAGACCTCATTTCGGCTCTTGGCAAGGCAAACGCTGTCTGGGAAATGCAGATGAAATTTGCTGTGCGGATTATGAAGCGTGTGGATGAGGGGGGGGAGCAAGGGAAGCGGTCACGCGACAGTGCTGCAAATCCAGGGGCTGCACAGGGGGCTTTTGGGGGTCCCTCTCCACACTTTGGGGCACCAGCAAAGAGTGGTGCGAAGAGTACAAGATGCACAACAAAGCcctggtgctggagcaggaaatACGGTGCTAAAAGCAAAGGGATTTATTTAGGGGGGTAGTGGGGATGGCTGGAGCTGTTGCACCTAGGTTTGCAGAGGAGGTGTGGAGCTGTGCTCCATGCCGGGGCTCAGCAGAAGCTCAGCACCTCACCGGGTTTCTGTGCACCCTCGGACCCCATCCTTCTCCTTGGCTCTCAGGGCAGCAGTGCCATGGGTCCCCCCACAGCACTAACCCTGCTCCCCCATCGCTGTGCCTTGCAGCCACAATGAAAGGCGGAACACGTTCCTGCACCCAGTGACGGGCCAGGTCCCGGAAGAAAACTCAAGATTGGACTTGCAGAAGTAGGTTGGCGCCCACCTCCCCTGCTTTGGGGACTGAGGCGGGCTTGGGGCACGGGGGGCTGGTGCTTGgggtggggatttggggggtcTGGCCCCTGGAACACAGCCGTGCTGACAGCAAATCTGTGCCACAGACCGACCTTGGACATGTCAAGCAAAGCAGGCGGCAAGCGCCCGGcgaccagcagcagcagcgagcccTCCAACCACGCCATGGTGTCGGAGGTGCCCCCGGAGCGCCCCGGAGGCCGGGTGGGTGCCTGGAGCCACGCGGCACGGCGGGTGGCAGTGGAGACAGGGTGCCCCAGGGGGTCCCTCCAGGAACTGAGCgtctcctctccccctctgcAGGCATCGCGCCCCTCCCGCAAGGGCATCGCCTTCGGGAAGCGCTCCAACTCGATGAAGAGGAACCCCAACGCCGCCGTGACCAAAAGCGGCTGGCTCTACAAGCAGGTACCCGGCTGCCCCGATGCTCCATCCCCAGGACGTGCCTCCCCCTTTGCGGCTGGGTGCTGGCCACCCACGGGTACACATCTCCTGCGGTCTCACTGCTCCTCTCTCGCAGGCCAGCTCGGGGGTGAAGCAGTGGAACAAGCGCTGGTTCGTGCTGGTGGATCGCTGCCTCTTCTACTACAAAGGTATGCTTTTGGGGGCTGCTCGCTTCTGGGGGCACTTGCCACGCCAGGGTTAATGCCTCCCTGGCGGCTCGCTCAGCTCACCCTGGCAGTCGAGGGCGAGCATGAATTATTGAGCAGGCTGTTGTGtaagctgagcagcagcagcatttgctggTGAGGGCGAAGCAACAGGAAGGCAGCGCTTTCCTACAGGTGGGCTGCCCGCCCAAGCAGCCCCGTGCCTGCGTCTGTGCCGGCCGTGGGCAGGATCGATGGGGCCGTGTCCCCAAAACGAAGCTGGAGGGTCTCTGCCGGGGTCCCACCATGCGCCTAACGCCCCTCGTTTCCCACCAGATGAGAAGGAGGAGAGCATCCTGGGCAGCATCCCTCTCCTCAGCTTCCGCGTGGCAGCCGTACAGCCCTCCGACAACATCAGCAGGAAGCACACGTTTAAGGTCAGTGCCGGAGTGCGGGGCCTGGGGGGCCCTGGAacggtgctggggcagcagcgaTGCTTGCAGGGTCCCCGCTGCGCCCTCCCCTTGCTTTCTTGGTGCTGGTGCGTGGAGCAGAGCCAAGCTGCGCAGAGGGGTGACTGCAGTAACCCCCTGGGACGTCCCCTGTGCCTTctgctggggaaactgaggcacgtAGAGGGTAAAGCAGCATCAGCCGCCATCCCTAGCCCAGAGAGGCTGGGTGATTGGGTTAGTGCTTGCTTGCTGATGGACCTACACACAGCCTGGTTGTGCCAAAACCGAGCACGCTCCTTCCTGCTCATGAGCATGGCAGGAGCTACATGACCTGCACCTCTCCATGTCCTCAGTGCTCATGTCCCTGTAGGAACCCatggaaaaatagaaacagGGAGTCAAACCACCTGGTGCTGTACTAGGATtaggcagcactgcagccctCATCTCCGTGCGTGGGCTTCCCAGTCACAGCATCCAGGGGTTCCCTCTGTGCCACTGCCGTGGGCTCCGTGTGCTGCCAGCCTTGGGCTCCAGCACCTTGGGTACCACTTGGATACCCCTTGGAAGAGGGGAAGGGGTCCCAGAGGGCCCCAAAGCAAGGCAAGGGCTGCGCCCACAATCCCCCCGCTGCGGTTTGACCCCTTGTCTgtgtttcctcctctctccGCGGGCGAGGATCCCCCCGGACAGGAGGTCTCCATGCGCCCTTCGGCCACGCCAGCACCCCGCCACCAGCTAGGTAGTATCTGCTTGTGTTTCTGATGCATGCAGAGGGTGAGGGGTGACCCGCATGCTTCACTCACCCCGCTCTCACTAATCCAGGGCAGGAATCGGTGcggttttctgttttatctctcgctctggctgcagagctttcgagggaggaggctgcagggtcAGGAGGAGCCAGGCAGGAGGCGTCCctgccccctgcagctggggaaaatGGAAACCCAAGGGAGGGTTTTAATCAAAACCcctttttttgttaattttattttaaattatttgacCCCCAAAAGTtttccagggggaaaaaaatacttttttttcttttcttcctccttgctgCCTCCCATCCCTTCCCAGAGAGAGGAAAGGTGGCTGCTTCAGAAAGGCCCTCAGCAGCCAAACCTGCCCTCCAGCTGCTCTAGCATGGGGTGGAGGGTGGGCACTGACATCCTGGATCCAAAATGAacctttttccccaaaaaaaacattctctgaGCCAAGAAGCCACCTTCTCCCTAGCCCTGCATGACCAATAATGCTCTGGCCAGCGCTGCTGCTCTCGATGGGATGCGGCTCCCCCATCTGCCTCTGGGCATCCCCAGGGCACCTGCACAGTGCTGGGGTGCAGCTTCTGGGGGAAGGGCTGGTCCCCAGCATCACGGAGGGCGAGGGCATCGCTGTGAGCCCAGGGGACAAGGGATCCTGGATCTGCCCGCAGAGCCTTCGTCCTGCCCAGTGCTGCTGAGGATGCTCCTGGGGACCGAGGCGGCTTCTCCTGCGGCACCAGGACCTCGTGCCAGGGTGGAGATGGAGCTCTCACTCGcctgtctgtctctctccccACTTCTCTGCCCCCCTGCAGGTGACTGTGTGCTGGGTGGAGGAGGTGCCGGCGAGTAACGGGCAGTCCCTGTCTCCCCAGGCCGAGCACGCTGGCATCCGGACCTACTTCTTCAGCGCCGAGAACACAGAGGAGCAGGAGTCCTGGATCCAAGCCATGGGCGAAGCTGCCCGGGTGCAGATCCCCCCCACCCAGAGGTCAGAGCgctgcacggggctgggggcacccctCTGCCTCTTggagctggggtggaggggcCGTGCGCCACGGCTGGGGACCTCTTGGAGCACGGGGTCCCTGTGCAGAACAGAGCTGGGGGAGCATCAGCCCCCTGAGGCTGCGAGAGGGATGGGATATTGTTGGCCATCCTGGGGGTGTTACAATCAGAGGGTAATGCTCTCTTGTGTCTCCATGCCCTGCAGACACGAGAAGACAGACTCTGAAAACATCCCTCCCAGcaagcaccaccaccaccgcaACGCCGTGCACCGCGAGCACCCCAAGGCCGACCCCGACGCCAAGACCAGGGGTGAAGGCGACGGCCGTGGTTCGGAGAAGATGGAGAGGAAACCGGAGAGGACGGAGAGCAAGAAGGAACCCTTGGCCAAAGCCAACGGCATCGCGGGGCAGGAGATGCCCTCGGAGCCCGGCAGCCCCTACCCTGAGGGACCCCGGGTGCCAGCAAGCACGGAGCAGCCGACGCAGCCCAACGGGTGGCCGTATTCTTCCCCCAGCCGCCCCAGCAGCACCGCCTATCCCCCACCCGACGGGGAGAGCGCTGTCCACCGCCGGAGCTTTGCCCCCCGCACCAACCCCGAGAAGATTGCCCAGCGCAAGAGCTCCATGacgcagctgcagcagtgggtGAACCTGCGCCGGGGGAACGTGCCCCCCGAGGAGCTGCGGAGGTGAGGGCTGTGGGGGGTGgccaggggagaggaggggaccctgctccttttcttttgggTGATGTTCCGggaatatttttcctcttcccacctGCTTTATCCCCTCCTGGGATCAGCAAATCTGCCGCATGATGTGTGTAGGACACCCCCAAAAGCTAAGCAGGGTGAATTTTGGAGGGGGGCCACCATGGGGTCCCCAGGAGGACAGACACCAGCTTTCCCAACAATGGTGTCAGAGCTGCCTGCTACGAGGGTATCCTCACCTCTGGGACCACCCAGATCtcacttctctcttctctcccagccccaccaggtTTTACCCCGTGTCTCGCCGGGTGCCCGACTACTACTCGCCCTACTCGCCCCAGTACCCCGAGGACTACCAGTACTACCCGCCCGGTGTGCGCCCTGACAGCATCTGCTCCATGCCTGCCTACGAGCGCGTGAGCCCACCCTGGGCGCTGGACGATAAGCGCCACTCCTTCCGCAACGGGGGCCCCTACCAGCTCCGGGAGTGGAAGGAGCACCCCGCTTTTGGCCGGCAGGACGTCCCACTCTGGCTCGCCGGCCCTGGCAGGCAACCGACTTATTTCGACGAGGTGGACGCTGCCTCGGGCTCCCTGCGGCGCATGTCgctgcagccccgctcccgCTCCGTGCCGCGCTCGCCCAGCCAGGGCTCCTACACCAGGGCTCGTGTCTACTCCCCCGTCCGCTCACCCAGCGCCCGCTTTGAGCGGCTGCCGCCCCGGGGAGAGGAAATTTACGCCGACCCCGCCACCTTCATGATGAGGAGGTCCATCAGTTCGCCCAAGGTAAGCGTCCGTCGCTGCTGGGGTGTGCGGGGATGGAGGGGACCCATGTTGGGGACGTCAGGGTGGGGATGCTGTGGCACAGTCTGCGCCTTTTGGGTGCACATCCTGGCCTCAGGATGCCACCGAGTCCTTGGTGCGCAGCAGCTGGTGGCTTTAGGTCCTCCCTTGCAGCCCTGCAAAGCCACCCAAGTTGTGCTTGttccctcctggctgctcctgcgctgctgggaggctggagagatggggcaggaggggagcttGGGGCCACCATGAGCAAGGCGATCCCAAGAGGAGCACTCTGTTGTCCCTATATTGCTGCTGCACCCCTCAAAGCCGGACCTgaccctgctgcagggctgggggtctGCACAGGGTGGGAGAGATGTGTCCCgagcccctgcagccactcTGAGCAGCAAAAAGGGGATGGGGGAGGCATCGCATGCCCCTCACCTGTCCCCAGGGTTTAGTGGGgtctcctctctccccagtACGACTATCTGGGCGACAGGCGGCCCGTCCCCGTGGGGATGTTCCCGTACCACTACCCGGCATCTCCCACAGTCCATGACAAAATGGTATGTACGCTGCTGGCACCGACGGGGTGGGCTCGGCGGTCTGCAAGGACAGGGGGGTCACAGCTCAGGGCACTCTGGCTTGGATGGGTGAGGAGGAGCAGCTTTGTGGGTCTGAGATGGGCTGTGCCGGGCAGGTCAGGACCTCTGGTGTCTCCAGTCCCTCCTGGTCCCCCTTGGACCCCCATATGCCCGGTGATGCCCAGCTTGTCACCGCTGGGGCTGTTCCCCTGGGGATGGGGTGAGGCTGGCGCGCTCCCTgcacctctcctctcctcgctTCCTCACTTTTGGCTACCGCTGCTGCTTGTCCCTGAGCTGCGTTTTCCCCCTAAAGCATGGAGCTGGTGGGGGGGCGACCAGCAGGTCCCCCTGTGCAGCCCAATCccgcagggcaggagcagccatTGCAGGAGGGAGAAGCATAAATTTTCATAAGCTGTCCATGCTGCCATCCATCCTCACCAGCGAGAGATGCAGGGGAGGCAAGCGGAGCCccaaggacagggacctgcTGCTTCCAGCCGGGAGGGAGGCGTGCTGGCTGTGGAGAGCCGGGAGGAGAGCGGGGTCTGGTGTCCTGCAGCACGTCCCCGGCCACCCTCCCCACTTTGGGCAGAGGAGGTTGCCCCTTGCTTACCCAGCCCAGAGGTCTTCGCATTTCTGCAGCCTTCACCTAACcgctttgcttcttttttttatgtgttttgtgTGTTCGTTTCTTGCCGCATGCCTGCTGGCTCCTGGTAGGATGAACTTTTAGACCTTCAGTTGCAAAGAAACCTAGAGTATTTGGACCAGCAGGTAGGCAGAGCTGGCTGCGAGCCTCACGCTGCTTCTGTCCCCGTGTGCCCTGTCCCCAGCGGCGTCCCCTTCTTTCCCAGCAGAGCATCTCTTCCCCTAACATCCATCCTCACCCCTCTTGGCATTAAAGCAGCACGAGTTGTCTTTGGTTTGCTTCCTCCATCCTTCCCCTCCGTAGGGTCACTCGTTGCTTGGCAGAGAAACCCCCCTGACAGTGCCTTCTGTGGGGTATGCTGGAGCCGGCGGGGCGGTGCGGGATGTCCCCGTGCCCAGCAGTGCCTCTGGCATCGGTGTGAGCCGAGCTGCTGCCAAAATGATGATCCAGGGCACCCAGCAAGGGGCTGCGAGCCCCTGcaggtggctgggctggggcacagAGGTGTTTGGTGCTCACCCAGGACCCCGCAGGAGGGTGAACAAGGTGTGCAGCCAGGCGAGGTGGTGTTGGTGACACTCTCGCCCCGTGCCTCCTCAAAGGCGAGAGGTTTGATGCAGGGCTGGGATCAGGAGCCCGCTGGGACTGGCACcgaagcagcagctcctgggatTTTGCATGCCAAGGGGTGTTTGGAGGACAGCCATGAGCTGACTTCATcccgggggcagggggagggaaggcCTGGGAGGCAGCTGCGGGTGCGGTGGGGTGGAAAGTGCAGGCACTGCCTGAAATCAGAGAGGGGGACGGGAGCCattggctgctgctgccgccctgCGCTTGCTGCACAACCAGGCTTGCACTAAGGGAGCTGCTCCAGAGACAATCTCATTAGTCTGCAAATCCCCATCGGTGCAGTAATCACCAAGATCTGTGTCTGCCTTGGAGCAGAGCCAAGGACAAGCAGGAGCGCTCGGTGCAATGAAAGCTCTCTGGATTATTTCACAGCCATCGGCAGCAACGCTCGGTCTCTGAGACGCTTCAAAATGCTCCCTAAAAAGgctttccatctcctcctcctctcctgctgaCCTCTGGAGAGACTAATTCAGAGTGATGTTGTTGAGTAgctcttttaaaacagtttgcTACTTCATTTTTGCTCTCCTCGCTTGTCTGGAGAGCCGCACTGGGTGCAGTCAGGGGTTGGCTGCGCCCTGCCTCGCTGACCGGCCCCAAGCCGGGGTCTGGTCCTGGATCTGTGCTTCAGCTGCCCTCACCCCTTGGTCCTCAGGGGTTGTGGCTGTGAGGGCATCGTCTGCCTCTCGTCTTCGGGCACCTGCAGTGTTTCTGTGTGCTGCCATCCCCGCAGGAGGCTCTGCTGTTTGAGGCCACAGGGCTTGAGTGGGGGACCCTGCTGTCCCCCCGAGGCTGTGGTCCCCTCTGTACCCAGAGCGTGTCTGTGCTCATGGACAGGACGTGGAGCTGTTTGTCGTTGGGCTTGCCTGTCTGTCTACTGGGGCCACGCTGTGCGTCGCGGCCGTGGGCGTCTCTGTGCAagcctgtgtctgtgtgtgcagttggctgcagcccagctcggAGCTGGCTCGGTTGGATCTGtgtttccctctcccctcaTCAAAGTTTTCAGCCCCCAGGATGCTCTTGACTGCCCCaaacagggcagcagcagcctggggcagcTGTTTCCTCGTGGCTCAAGCACCTGGGACATCTCTCAGAGGTGGTACCTTGCAGCATGATGCCCCGACGGGTCCTGGACAGAGCTGCACCGACGGCACCCGAGCGCACGCGTGTCTCCGCTGACCTCTGAAATTTCCTTCCCTGTCTGTCGCAGATGAGCGAGAGCGAAACCCTGATCAGTATGGTGAACAGGATGGTGGAGACCTCCTCCCCTAGGGCTCAGCTCTACATGCAAGTAAGCCTCTGGCCGCCGGGCTGGCCCGGCCGCTCGTGCATGGCAGGCCACGTCAGCCGCCCCACACACCATCCCCGAGGTCACCTCCTGCCATCTCTGCTCATGCAAGCTCCAGCATCCATGCAGCGCCAGCACATCACGCTCTCAGGGCCCTGCTAGTCCATCCCAGGCTTTGCTAATCCATCCATGAGCCATTGCAACGCCGTAAATCCTTGTCCTGAGAGCACAAGGTGGGGACGTGGCAGTCCCAAGCCCTCGCCCTCGTTCAGGTGCTTTGCTCGCCGCTGTGTTGAAGAGGCAAGGAGAAGGCGGATCCGGAGGAATCCAGCCCAAGGATCTTAAACCAAAGCAATACCTCCGGTGTTGAGGAGAGGAAGCAGCCTGTTACCCCACGAGGCTGTGGCACGCTTCTCTCCTTTTACCTGGAGTTTGGAGAGGCTGCAAAAGCATGGGGGCACCCCAGCCGGCGTGGAGTGCAGCTCCAAATGTGGGCGCATCGAGTCACCCGGCAGCCAGAGTGGCTGTGGGGCCCTGGTGCTGCCGGCACTCGGTGCCATGAGCAGGGCAGGAGTGGGCCAGACCTGGGCAGGCATCTCTTGGATGTGTGACCGGGTGATTGTTGGTGCTTcttggggaggggaaggtgccTGTTCCCATCCCTGTGCCAGGGGAGCGGGGGATGCCCTGCAGGGTGAAGCCAGAGCACCTGCGATGCTTTTGTTGGCCCGGCTCCCTGCTCGGAGGCAGCAGGATCCGCATCTGCCAGACTCTGCCGTGAGCTGAGCCGGGCATTTCCCAGGTTCAGGTCTATTTGCATTGTCCTGTGGTTTTAAATCACTCTAATGTAGCGTCTTGCTTTCTAGCAATAATGATCCCCTTCTTCCTATCTTATGCCTTTCATCTCGAGATCTTGGAGGCATTTAATTGGTGAGGTCCCATTAGTAATTTAGAtttccaggaaaggaaaatgactcACAGAGAAGCTGGATGGTAAACAGGTCCTGATGTGACGGCTGATTTATAGGTGCTTCTACTCCACTAAGTGGGATTACGGCTTAatctttctgcctttgtttcCCTGCCTGTGAAACGGTGGCAGCTGTATGCCAGGCAGTTAATGATTCACGAGACATCTCTCTAGCCGAGCTCTTGGCGTCTGGCGGAGAGCTTGTCTCCAGTTAACTCCTGCTGCTTGCCCGGCCAGCGGGCACCGGGGCTGGGAATGAGGAGGAGGCTGTGCCTTCCCCCCCACCGTGCTGCCTCCGGGGACTCGGCTCTCGCTTCTCCTTCCGCAGGGACCGGGAGAGGGGCTGCTCGCCGGCAGCAGCCTCTCCTTCCCGAGGGGCTCCTGGCAGCGCATCAGCTCCCAGAGCCAGGCTCACCCCGCGCTCTGCTTGCAGGTGACGCCCTTCCCTGAAGCCTACAGGGAGACTCTGCACGCCTACAAGATAAGCGAGCAAGACACCGATGTAAGAGCGAATGTCCGTGCTGCAtgtcctccctctgcccctgACCCTACATGTCCTGTCCCTTGCAATGAGCCCGGCAGGCTGGAAACCCTCCCTGGGACCACACGTTGTCCCATTTACCCAACCCCGAGGGCTGTGCACTGGCTGCATCCCGTCTCTCCTGGAGGTCTTGGCTCCAGCCGAGCATGGATCTGGTTGCACGGGTGCCTGGTGTGCTCCACACCCCATTGCTGGGCTCtcacccttccctccctttctctttcctacccgggagcagaagctgctggggaagctctGTGAGCAGAACAAGGTGCTGCGGGAGCAGGAGAGGCTGGTGCAGCAGCTCCGAGCGGAGAAGGTACATGGCGCACACAGTTTGGGGACAGCTCAGGGGGGACATTTGTGGGCTGGGGGGGATTTCATGGCCCTGCCATGGTCCCGGTAGTCTCCATGCACTAATGGCCCATTAAGGAGgggaaaatgctgcttctgccccAGCCGCCCTGGTGAGTGCTCTCACAGCTGCATTGCCTTCTCGTCCCCCCCAGGAGAGCCTGGAGAGTGCCCTGATGGGGACGCACCAGGAGCTGGAGATGTTCGGGAGCCAGCCGGCCTACCCGGAGAAGCTGCTGCACAAGAAGGAATCGCTGCAGAACCAGCTCATCAACATCCGCGTGGAGCTCTCGCAGGCCAGCACGGTAGGGGGCTCCCCCTCCACCACGCTCCCTGTCCCCGTTCCTGCCCctttccctgtccccatccccatccatCCTTCCCAGAGCAcctggcagagctctgtgccCCATGGCTGCTGCCCAAACCCCCCTGACTCCCCCACTCCACAGGCCTTGGCCAACAGCACCGCTGAGTACGAGAGCCTGGAGAGCGAGGTGTCCGCCCTGCACGACGACCTCTGGGAGCAGCTGAACCTCGACATCCAGGTGAGCGGGACCCCAATGGCCCCAGGAGACCCTCGCTGGCCCCAAGttccccccaccagccccagctggtGCAGGTTGAAGTCCCCTGGTTCCTTcagccctctgctcctgcaaggAGCCGATCTGCAAGCGGCTGCGGATCTCAGCGTCCTGCTTTGGCCACAGCTGGCAGCGAGCACAGGGGTGCTGATGAAGCTGAGGCACCCGGGTGCGTTGCTTCTTGGTGCTGGCGAAGGGGCTGCAAGCGCTCCCCATGCCCGtggggctctgccagcccctgccccagcctgcagctcccggcAGGAGACGAGTCGTGGGCGTGATGGTTTGGCCCAGCGGGGCTGCGTCTGTCTCAGATGAACCCCACTGAGCCCCGGGGATGGGATGTGGCAGCGGGGATGGGACATGGCCAGgacagggctggctgcagggctgacagCGGTGGGAGCCGCTCTGACCGCTGCTTTTCGCCCCTGCAGAACGAAATGCTCAACCGGCAGATCCAGAAAGAGATCTGGCGGATCCAGGACGTGATGGAGGGGCTGAGGAAGAACAATCCGTCCCGTGGCACGGACACTGCCAAGCAcagaggtgagcaggctcagtCCCTGCCCTGCACGGCACTGACCCCAGCATGCCACAGCTTGGGGCATCCCCTGTGACAGCGCTGCTGCGAGGCACTCACTGGGAGAGGCTGTGCTGTGGTGCACGtgcttatttctgcttttttttttttttttttttctgcagtggcCATCGGCCCCCCGGGCACGTACAGCTCCAacagccccgccagccccctGAGCTCGGCCAGCCTCACCAGCCCCCTGAGCCCCTTCTCCCTCGTCTCCG
The Cygnus atratus isolate AKBS03 ecotype Queensland, Australia chromosome 24, CAtr_DNAZoo_HiC_assembly, whole genome shotgun sequence DNA segment above includes these coding regions:
- the PLEKHA6 gene encoding pleckstrin homology domain-containing family A member 6 isoform X2, which produces MSSKAGGKRPATSSSSEPSNHAMVSEVPPERPGGRASRPSRKGIAFGKRSNSMKRNPNAAVTKSGWLYKQASSGVKQWNKRWFVLVDRCLFYYKDEKEESILGSIPLLSFRVAAVQPSDNISRKHTFKAEHAGIRTYFFSAENTEEQESWIQAMGEAARVQIPPTQRHEKTDSENIPPSKHHHHRNAVHREHPKADPDAKTRGEGDGRGSEKMERKPERTESKKEPLAKANGIAGQEMPSEPGSPYPEGPRVPASTEQPTQPNGWPYSSPSRPSSTAYPPPDGESAVHRRSFAPRTNPEKIAQRKSSMTQLQQWVNLRRGNVPPEELRSPTRFYPVSRRVPDYYSPYSPQYPEDYQYYPPGVRPDSICSMPAYERVSPPWALDDKRHSFRNGGPYQLREWKEHPAFGRQDVPLWLAGPGRQPTYFDEVDAASGSLRRMSLQPRSRSVPRSPSQGSYTRARVYSPVRSPSARFERLPPRGEEIYADPATFMMRRSISSPKYDYLGDRRPVPVGMFPYHYPASPTVHDKMVTPFPEAYRETLHAYKISEQDTDKLLGKLCEQNKVLREQERLVQQLRAEKESLESALMGTHQELEMFGSQPAYPEKLLHKKESLQNQLINIRVELSQASTALANSTAEYESLESEVSALHDDLWEQLNLDIQNEMLNRQIQKEIWRIQDVMEGLRKNNPSRGTDTAKHRVAIGPPGTYSSNSPASPLSSASLTSPLSPFSLVSGSQGSPTKPGPSEPKPSFEQSKETQRAAAPAAPAEGPPSRQEQEAEKQAALNKVGIVPPRTKSPPEEEVVPTGSMLRRSAGGMANGLGSKERPKSAVFANETKVKMSVEEQIDRMKRHQSGSMKEKRRSLQLLGSQQPDTPSTKAPASYKVVRRHRSIHEVDISDLEAALRSDDPGKVHETPREEIARLRKMELEPQHYDVDINKELSTPDKVLIPERYIELEPDTPLSPEEMKEKQKKVERIKTLIAKSSLQNVIPLGEGEVDAPQDPETQLQEQEKRIEISCALAAEASRRGRMLSAQALATASAVKFHGATF
- the PLEKHA6 gene encoding pleckstrin homology domain-containing family A member 6 isoform X1, with the protein product MSSKAGGKRPATSSSSEPSNHAMVSEVPPERPGGRVGAWSHAARRVAVETGCPRGSLQELSVSSPPLQASRPSRKGIAFGKRSNSMKRNPNAAVTKSGWLYKQASSGVKQWNKRWFVLVDRCLFYYKDEKEESILGSIPLLSFRVAAVQPSDNISRKHTFKVTVCWVEEVPASNGQSLSPQAEHAGIRTYFFSAENTEEQESWIQAMGEAARVQIPPTQRHEKTDSENIPPSKHHHHRNAVHREHPKADPDAKTRGEGDGRGSEKMERKPERTESKKEPLAKANGIAGQEMPSEPGSPYPEGPRVPASTEQPTQPNGWPYSSPSRPSSTAYPPPDGESAVHRRSFAPRTNPEKIAQRKSSMTQLQQWVNLRRGNVPPEELRSPTRFYPVSRRVPDYYSPYSPQYPEDYQYYPPGVRPDSICSMPAYERVSPPWALDDKRHSFRNGGPYQLREWKEHPAFGRQDVPLWLAGPGRQPTYFDEVDAASGSLRRMSLQPRSRSVPRSPSQGSYTRARVYSPVRSPSARFERLPPRGEEIYADPATFMMRRSISSPKYDYLGDRRPVPVGMFPYHYPASPTVHDKMMSESETLISMVNRMVETSSPRAQLYMQVTPFPEAYRETLHAYKISEQDTDKLLGKLCEQNKVLREQERLVQQLRAEKESLESALMGTHQELEMFGSQPAYPEKLLHKKESLQNQLINIRVELSQASTALANSTAEYESLESEVSALHDDLWEQLNLDIQNEMLNRQIQKEIWRIQDVMEGLRKNNPSRGTDTAKHRVAIGPPGTYSSNSPASPLSSASLTSPLSPFSLVSGSQGSPTKPGPSEEPGPPRPPLPKSYVPLEPPPTIPPLPSESRPWPYPTSPSWQQGGEAQRGQPKPSFEQSKETQRAAAPAAPAEGPPSRQEQEAEKQAALNKVGIVPPRTKSPPEEEVVPTGSMLRRSAGGMANGLGSKERPKSAVFANETKVKMSVEEQIDRMKRHQSGSMKEKRRSLQLLGSQQPDTPSTKAPASYKVVRRHRSIHEVDISDLEAALRSDDPGKVHETPREEIARLRKMELEPQHYDVDINKELSTPDKVLIPERYIELEPDTPLSPEEMKEKQKKVERIKTLIAKSSLQNVIPLGEGEVDAPQDPETQLQEQEKRIEISCALAAEASRRGRMLSAQCATPSPPTSPASPTPPTNPLSSETSRVADSSHFMRV